Part of the Quercus lobata isolate SW786 chromosome 6, ValleyOak3.0 Primary Assembly, whole genome shotgun sequence genome, AAAGATTGAagattttcaaccaaaaaaaaaaatgttaagagaGACATATAGTAACGTCTCCTACTCCTATTGTTGGAAAATATGgctaaataaacaagttttgattcaacaatataaaccctaaaatattagcaatgacaaaaataaatagatagagtTAAAAAGATCTCACAAACTATAGAATCACGCAAAATGCATTGTCTTTAAAGGTTGATTCGTGCCACCCGGAGTAGAACTCGGTTTGAATGGCTCTCTTAGCCAAACAACCCCCCAAGATTAGACTACAATGATTTTTTCAAGTTGATCACACACTCAAGCAAGaagaactagtaacaaccttACTTGCCTTtcctttccttaaaaaaaaaaaaatatatatatatatatatatattgaaactgaaatttcTGTGCAACAAACCAGAGCAAAACAGAGAGAAGATATGActggagaaaaggaaaaatatgacTAATGAATAGTGTAAGTTGTAGGGTTTTATAAGCTAACTAAGCAAAGGACATGGGCTGCTCCCAAAGGTTACTGTGCAAGCCAACAGGCAGCACATTAAATGCCCCAACGggcaaaagcaaaagaaagggaaaaggaatAAGACCCAAGAGAGATAGAGATCGACAAGCTTAAGTCCAACCCAAGCCCAACTCCAACTCTTAGCCCATTATCTTTCAAGCTATCACTTAAGTGATACAATGGTTTATAAACATACATGAGAACTCATCTCTAACCAATGTGAGACATAAGCACAGTTTAAAAGTTTGAAACACACATACTCCAACACCTATTAGTCTATGAATGATTATGTTGAAACAAAGGAGTCAACTTAAGAATGAGAGACATATGGTAATGTCTCCTATTAGTTTGTTTGGGTGAGACGAGATTATAATTATGTGGCTAATATGCTAGCCaaagggggggagggggggttgTTGTGTTGGTAACCGGTTTTTGATTCCTAGAGCTTTTCCTCAAAGAGATATGTTGCTCTAGAGAATGATAAGCATTGGTGTCTAATTTTGTACTGCCCTTTGTTTTGTGGGTTGTGGTGAAGGTTGTTTGGGATTGTTTTAGGGgttgttttgtgggttttgtgagttgtggtggaGGTTGTTTTGTGGGTTGCTGGGTTTCGGGGGTTGTGGATTGTTTTACTAGGTGGCAGTTGATTGTGATTGATGGTGGCAGTGACTTGTTGTAGttggtggtggtagtgggttGCAATGGTGGCTAGTAGTGGCAATAGATTGTGGTGGTTAGTGGTGGTAGTGGCTTTGTATGGTGGTGTGTGAGAGAGACAAAGAGTGGGATAGAGCAGGCAAAGAGGAtgagaaaggagaaagagagaggggttAGGGTGAAATGAATTTGTTgggtttattatatttatttaattggattgtttatattattttaatgtgttgtgtATTAAAATAGAACGTTTGTTAAAATGGATAAAGTGGTCTTTTAAGTTGTTAAAAGCtatattttttgacatttttgttgtgaatgctcttagtagTAGCCAATAgctacaactccactcaatattttattattgaatgtggattttgataaattcattattgaattacattttcttcttatatttttcatgcttaataattttttgaaaattaaagatcaatagttatgctatcaatcaaatgtttaaatttcaaatttttgtaatctaaaattatccATAAAGAACAAGTTTATGGATTATTAagtagtaaataatatttgattaacacgaaatttgatatatatatattaagaatatatataaaaaaaaattaaaaaaaaaaaaaccactataTTGAATCATTGATTGCTCTAAAAGTTAAATAAGTAAACAGCTTTATGGAATTTATGAAAGACAAAACGACAGATTCTCTTGTTCCTTTAAGAGCAATCTTTCCTTATGAGATGAATTTTATGGGtattatcatttaatttgaCACACAGAACAAAGAAAATACTACTAACTTTTTTAGTAGACAATTTCTCATTTACATACTCTATTAGCAAGAAGCATTATTACAGGACAGTACAGTAAACAAAACATCAAATGCATGACATGAAGGACAAGACCAAACGCTTCCCAACCAACACACGGTTGAGTACTTAACTGGCATTAGGCtacttaattttatttgttcagaGTATCTCATCAGCATACTCTTGGAAGTACCTAATTATAGTTTTCCCCGAAGAGGATATAGTTTCTCATTCTTCATCATCTAAATTGTCCGACGTGAATATTGTAGCTGTGATGAGCCAGCAACAGAAGCTGTAGCAAGCCTAGGCACTGTATCACAGTAACCTTGCAGTAAATTGCCTTGCTTAGTGTTGAAACCAAAGGAAGTAAGCATGAAAGGCCAGCACTTATTGGTGAAAGTGGTTATGACTTGGCAACAATCAACGCTGAGACTGTTCTGGCCTGTAAGTACAAGAAGAAAGAGCTCATTTGAGCAAAACTTCTACTCCATGAGCAAAACCAAGCATTTGACTAAACCTTCTCTTGTTTCCAAGCTTGCTGGAACGTTGAATCCTGACTTTAGTGCAAGGTCCCTTGATGCAGTCACATCTGCCAAGAGGCTTGTGAGGACCAGTAAGATGAACATGTTTTTGATAGCCATAGTTTACCTGCGCGTGTTGTGGTTTGTATAGTTGTCTTTGATTCTGTGTATATGATTGAAAGAGTGGAGAGAGTTCTTTAATTTATAGGGGAAGGTACTTTAAATTAATTGAAggtaattgatatatatatatatatatatatatataataattatatttttttaggtgtcaaagaaaaagaattttctgTAATGTTATTGATCGAATAACTCTTATAGTAATGAAATATACATGATATTTGGGTCTAATGACACATTGGGAGTGAAACTAGCCAATGGAAATTATTTTGGTAGACATTTAGTGtgtgaaaatgttttatatatactgAGAAAAGCTTTTTGtcaaaataaagatttattaatttgttgaaGAGTTGTTTTGGATTATTGATGCCCAAGAGAAGTGACTTTTGGCACCAATGAGGGAGGATTTAGTGGTCTTGTCAATATTTACTATGAATAGGTAGGATCCAATTATATATAGTTTAGCCTTTGGTTGAAACGCCCATTCAAAATATGCAAGAACAAGTACAGAGGAGTACAATGAATAGCTAAGTAGAATTGTATGAAACATCAGATTATCAAAACTTTTGTTTATTATGTGGTTGATTATTACATAGCAAAATAGACCACATAAAAAATCCCAACATGTCTTCAGGGAACGTGATAGAGAGACAAACCCGGTTTGCCCTAGGAAATAATTCTATGTAAAAGAAACCGAAAAAAAAGCAAGAGATCAGGGACATTGAAATCTTAAATATGGTAGCAAGTAAAAAATAGTACTGATAAACTGCATAGAGCTTCTTGCGCTTGGTACGACCTTTTATGCATATATGTAACCTCAACGACTAGGCCCAAGGCGCTGGTGAGCAAGGAGAAGGAGCTGCAGATGGAATGGAGGCTGCTGCATCACAATAGCCTCTTAGAATATAGCCTTCCTCAGCTGTGAAACCGAGTGAAGTGAGCATGGCAGGCCAGCAGTTATGTGTTATAATAGTAATGGCGCGGCAACAGTCAGGACCAATATCAGTCTGGCCATTGAGGAAGAAAATAACAATCTCATTTGAGCATGATTTGAGCTCCAATAGTGCGTTCCAGCAAGGGACTAAGCCTTCACTGGTTTCAAGCCTTGCTGCAAGCCTATGTCCAGGCTTAATGTACAAGTCCCTTGTTGCAGTCACATTTGTCACTGCCAAGACGCATGCAAGGGACAATAACATAAACACATTTATGCTAGCCATTGGAAAATGTTATGTGTATATGTTTGTCTATGAGAGTAAAAGATAGAGAGATATGTAAAAGTTGAGAAGTGAGAATCTATTTATAGAGCAAGTGATGAGGGAGAGGAAAGGACTGCATTAAGTTTAACCATTGTAATGATAATGGGGTTTAATTGTCTTAATCAAAAGGAGTTAACAGGAGATGATGGGTTTCTGTAACTGTCATTGATCAATCAAGATTTTAGCCTTAGGAAGCCGAAATTGCATCAAGTTTTCTAGGAATTTATGTCAAGTGGTGGTTTTTGTTTATACtgcttggtttttgttttcaatggatttttttgtaaatttttgttgtgtccTAGCTCTGCTGTTAAATATAATCTCATGTTTGTAAtctttattgaataaaaatttgattatttGGTTCGAAGAGTCGCCACTAAGATAAGCACTCTCTCATTCTCTACtgaatgaaaatttgattaATGCTTTGGAAAACAAGAATATTAGTGATGGCATGGAAGTGACAACAATGACATTAATGATAATTATATGTGCCGAATTGGCTATAAAAATAGTGTAATTAATGGACAAAGTAATAATTATTATGATGGTAAATGACGTTTTTGATGTACAGTGGTGTTATGATCATGGTGATGTTAAAGATGAAGGTGGTGATTGTGCTAGGAATGGAAGTGGTGACAACGCTATGGCACCAGTGGTATAAGAATGGTGCAGTAATTATTGCAATGGTGGTAGCAATGTGAATGCTATCAAGATTCTCTCCATTTGTTCTAAAACAAAGAGAATTCTTTTCATgttgaaattttagtttttaatacattgatttaaatgtgtaaattaaTAGTGTTATCTCACTTAAAATCTCATgtaaccaaattaaaaaaaaaaaaaaaaatgctaactTTAAATGACATGACTCTATATTCACCTCTAGATTTGTAAAATATAGAATCTTTATCTTAAAATAGACACTCCCCTtctcaaagaaaatgaaaagaatcattttcCGTAAGCAATGGTGCTGATATAAGCTGGTAATGGTGGTTGCAATGTAAACAATTAAACATCAGTCTTAAGGCAATATGAAGGATAATGGTGATggtgtgaaaatatatgtttgtaaaatttgtacGATAACATGCTCTCTATCAAAATTGGTTTTCAGATTTGGTCCTTTGATACTTAAAAATCTCAACAGTTTTTAGAAAACTCCCAtgtaacctaaaaaaaaaaaaaaggaaaaaaattgtaaataccGATATTATGACTTTAAATAAAATCTCTCCCCAAAATCCCTTGGCCAAACATAGCAAacttttgtgtaaaaaaaatggtaaacttAAAAGTTAGGGATTTCTTTTAggttaaaaatacttaaataaTGTGTCCCGACGATGAAATTATGagtattttttgtattttcctgTAAAAGCTTGGAGTGTTAGGGTATATGCAGGGGCGAAGCCACCTTGCTCCTtaggggggccatggccccccaaaatttcaaaatttctccaTAACATACATAGCAAAAAGATATTGATCCCCTCAATAGCATATAATTGGCTGCCCATGTATTCAAAAGACATAAACTTAGGTTGTGTTTGCCATTAGCTcaaaaaactaactttttttaatattcagcttatttttgtactatttataAGCTTATTGCacttttgatactattcatgaaccccactgtactatttcaactaccttttagctttatctataatactttcttcaaaaaattttcagtttcagctaaataactTATTCCCAAACATACTTTTAAGTTGCGTTTGACATCGACTTAAAAAGTTagcttttttactatttagcttatttttactactatccATGGGTCTCATtccactttttgatactattcatgagtctcactatactattttagctaccttttagctttatttacagtactttcagcaaaaaaaatttcaatttcagctaaataaactATTCCCAAACAGACTCTTAGTCTAATAGGTAAGGCTtcttcacaaataaaataataattgagtCCTCCAATTGTCCAAAGACTTGTGTTTAATCCGATAGATAATGACCCACTCTCTTTAAATAGTATAGATATCTACCCATAcatttttctcttcattctcATTCTTAAGTTACGTGTCTTTTGCTTTTTCACAACCCTATTGTTTAGTTGTTATTAACAAAACAAAGCTCATctcaacacaaccaaacaaagctGTAAACCTTAATAGttagtaaataaaatttgttcttttttatttttcatctcttcaCTCCTAAAATAGTAGAGTGAACTTGCAAGTGTGAGTATGTGGGGTTGTGTTGGGTggataattcattaaaaataataacaataataatatgaatGATGAGGTGGATGTTACTTAAAATAATACTGAAATATGTTTTTCTTGAAAGTGGGATTACAAAGTTTGTTGAATAAAGCAGAAATGGAGGGGCATATCCGGGGAGTGGCTATTTGTAGAAATGGACCTAAAgtctcacatttattttttgcagatgatagtgtGTTATTCTGCAACGCTAAAAAAGAAGAGTTCCAAAAGATTCTTGATATCCTAGCAATCTATGAGAGGGGTTTAGGCCAGAAAATTAATCATGAGAagactaatatattttttagctctAACACCCCTCATGAGGTTCAAATCTGAATTCAATAGGTTTTGGGTGTCCCTGCTATTCGCCATTTTGAAAAGTATTTGGGTTTGCCAGCACTGGTAGGTAgagcaaaaaaacaaagtttcatCTACATTAAAGAAAGGATGTGAAAAAAGCTTCAAGGGTGGAAAAAAAAACTCCTGTCTCAAACAGGTAGGGAAGTGCTGATCAAGGCAGTGATACAGGTGATACCAACCTATACCATGAGTTGTTTTAAACTCCCTAAAGGGCTTGTTAGAGAACTAGAGGGTATGATTcgcaaattttggtgggggtaTAGAGGAGAGCATCGGAAAACTCATTGGGTTAAATGAGAGCGATTATGTGAAGCTAAAGAAGTTGGTGGCATGGGGTTCAAAGAAATCGAAAAATTTAATGATGCTTTGTTGGCTAAACAAGTGTGGAGAATGATTAATAATCCTGAATCTCTTTGTCATCAAGTGTTTAAGGCTCGGTTTTTCCCGGATTGCTCCATTTTAGATGCCAAAGAGTCTAGGTCAGGGTCCTACGCATGGAAGAGTATTATTGGGGCTAGAGATGTGATACGCAAAGGGATGGTTTAGCGCATTGGGATAGGAGGGGCTGTACGAATTAAAGAGGATAGGTGGCTGCCTGGACGTGCAAATCGTTCATTCATTTCACCCCTTCCTTCTTTAGATCCGGATGTGAAAGTCAGTACCTTGATAGATCAAGACACCGTAGCTTGGAAAACAGAGACTGTGTAGCAACTGTTTTTGCCTCATGAAGCTGAAATTATTTTGGGTATTCCTTTGAGCATTTGACGCCCTGTTGATCGCATTATTTGGGCGCACACGCTGTCTGGTACGTTCACTACTTGTAGTGCTTATAAACTATTGGTTTCATGTGATGCATCTTCTAGTGCAGGTGGTTCtaatcctgaagcccagaaaaaaTTTTGGAAGGGCATTTGGTAGCTCCGGGTCCCAAACAAAATCAAGCACTTTGTGTGGAGAATTTGTAACAATGCTCTGCCAACAATGGTGAACCTTCATCGGCGTCAGATTGTACCTAGTGCGTGCTGTGCTCTATGTAATGCTCTTCCTGAAGACTCTCTTCATGCAGTTTGGTCTTGTGAAGCCATTTCAGGTGTCTGGTCTACGCTGGAATGGTTTTACCAAACTGCACCGCCGTATCCCAATTCCTTCACTGAGCTACTTTCCAATTTTCTGTTCAACAGAGAGGAGTTTAAAGCAGAGATTTTCGTGATCATGGTGTGGTTATTGTCGAATAGGCGTAATGCAATCCAATTCGGTCACCCTCCTCTTCCAGTGGCTAGCTGCAATTCAGCGGGTAGTTATTTGTAGGAGTTTCTTCAAGCTCAAAATGATGAGCCTAACCCACCCCGTCCTCCTCCCATGTAGCAATGGCGAGCTCCGGACCCTCAGTGCTTCAAAGTAAATTTCGATGCTGCGATGTTTCGTCGCTTAAACTTGGCAAGCATTGGGATCATTGCCTATAATCATGACGGGGAAGCTGTGGGTGCTCTGTCCTCGCCC contains:
- the LOC115950121 gene encoding egg cell-secreted protein 1.4-like, translating into MASINVFMLLSLACVLAVTNVTATRDLYIKPGHRLAARLETSEGLVPCWNALLELKSCSNEIVIFFLNGQTDIGPDCCRAITIITHNCWPAMLTSLGFTAEEGYILRGYCDAAASIPSAAPSPCSPAPWA